One Amycolatopsis sp. NBC_00355 genomic window carries:
- the ftsY gene encoding signal recognition particle-docking protein FtsY yields MSSSWFLFVVLAVVVLVALLVTGLLIARKRRISLDAQREFEAKPKGGSYAASGGIALAPGGEAPEVGEPAEHPVEDRPETDGQPAVGDDAAVPRDSAQRTVRDVTLPDATLPDATLPDATLPDTEVVEPAAVTEEIDPAAGRLERLRGRLTKSRSMFGQSLLGLLGAGDLDEDSWQDVEDTLLMADLGAATTNHIVERLRDELSRRAVRNSAEAREVLHEVLTAELSTDGHRAVRALPHTVDGRKQPAVVLVAGVNGTGKTTTTGKLARVLVAQGATVVLGAADTFRAAAADQLQTWAERVGAEVVRGKEGADPAAVAFDAVKRGVDTGVDAVLIDTAGRLHTKTGLMDELGKVKRVVEKQAKVDEVLLVLDATTGQNGLMQARVFAEVIDVTGIVLTKLDGTAKGGIVFQVQRELGVPVKLVGLGEGPDDLAPFEPGAFVDALLG; encoded by the coding sequence GTGTCGAGCTCCTGGTTCCTGTTCGTAGTCCTCGCCGTCGTCGTGCTGGTCGCCTTGCTGGTGACCGGCCTGCTGATCGCGCGCAAGCGCCGCATCAGCCTGGACGCCCAGCGTGAGTTCGAGGCGAAACCGAAGGGCGGCAGCTACGCGGCCAGCGGGGGCATCGCGCTCGCGCCCGGCGGCGAGGCTCCCGAGGTCGGGGAGCCGGCCGAGCACCCCGTCGAGGACCGCCCGGAGACCGACGGCCAGCCCGCCGTCGGCGACGACGCCGCGGTCCCGCGCGACTCGGCCCAGCGCACGGTCCGCGACGTCACACTGCCGGACGCCACGCTGCCGGACGCCACGCTGCCGGACGCCACGCTGCCGGACACCGAAGTCGTCGAGCCGGCGGCCGTCACCGAGGAGATCGACCCCGCGGCCGGCCGGCTGGAGCGGCTGCGCGGGCGGCTCACGAAGTCCCGGTCGATGTTCGGGCAGAGCCTGCTGGGCCTGCTCGGCGCCGGCGACCTCGACGAAGACTCCTGGCAGGACGTCGAGGACACGCTGCTGATGGCCGACCTGGGCGCGGCGACCACGAACCACATCGTCGAGCGGCTGCGCGACGAGCTGTCCCGGCGCGCGGTGCGGAACTCGGCCGAGGCCCGCGAGGTGCTGCACGAGGTGCTGACGGCGGAGCTGTCCACCGACGGCCACCGCGCGGTGCGCGCGCTGCCGCACACCGTCGACGGGCGGAAGCAGCCCGCGGTGGTGCTGGTCGCGGGCGTCAACGGCACGGGCAAGACGACCACCACGGGCAAGCTCGCGCGGGTGCTCGTCGCCCAGGGCGCCACGGTGGTGCTGGGCGCGGCGGACACGTTCCGCGCGGCGGCGGCCGACCAGCTGCAGACGTGGGCCGAACGCGTCGGCGCGGAGGTCGTGCGCGGCAAGGAAGGCGCGGACCCGGCTGCGGTCGCGTTCGACGCGGTGAAGCGCGGCGTGGACACGGGCGTGGACGCGGTCCTGATCGACACGGCGGGCCGCCTGCACACCAAGACCGGTCTGATGGACGAGCTGGGCAAGGTCAAGCGCGTCGTCGAGAAGCAGGCGAAGGTCGACGAGGTCCTGCTGGTCCTGGACGCGACCACGGGCCAGAACGGCCTGATGCAGGCGCGGGTGTTCGCCGAGGTCATCGACGTCACGGGCATCGTGCTGACCAAGCTGGACGGCACGGCCAAGGGCGGCATCGTGTTCCAGGTCCAGCGCGAGCTGGGCGTCCCGGTCAAGCTGGTCGGGCTGGGCGAGGGGCCGGACGACCTGGCGCCCTTCGAGCCGGGCGCCTTCGTGGACGCCCTGCTCGGCTAG
- a CDS encoding GNAT family N-acetyltransferase, with translation MPIIHGARVLLRTISAKDRARVREILATPEVARWWGDAAHEVDGLYEVEAGYTCYVIELDGLVVGIIQSCEELDPQYHHAGIDISVHPDFHGRGVGTDAIRALGRHLLESGHHRLTIDPAASNATAIGVYTKLGFRPVGLLRQYERAPDGTWHDGLLMDLLAGELTR, from the coding sequence ATGCCCATCATCCACGGTGCGCGGGTACTTTTGCGTACCATTTCGGCAAAAGACCGCGCCCGCGTCCGCGAAATCCTCGCCACCCCGGAGGTCGCCCGCTGGTGGGGCGACGCGGCCCACGAGGTCGACGGCCTGTACGAGGTCGAAGCCGGCTACACCTGCTACGTGATCGAACTGGACGGCCTGGTCGTCGGGATCATCCAGAGCTGCGAGGAGCTGGACCCGCAATACCACCACGCCGGGATCGACATCTCCGTGCACCCGGACTTCCACGGCCGCGGCGTCGGTACGGACGCGATCCGCGCGCTGGGCCGCCACCTGCTCGAAAGCGGCCACCATCGCCTGACCATCGACCCCGCGGCGTCGAACGCGACGGCGATCGGGGTCTACACGAAGCTGGGTTTCCGCCCGGTGGGCTTGCTGCGCCAGTACGAGCGCGCCCCGGACGGCACCTGGCACGACGGGCTGTTGATGGACCTGCTGGCGGGCGAGCTCACACGGTGA
- a CDS encoding IclR family transcriptional regulator, translated as MAAEKNGRDGGVQSLQRAFELLEHLADTGGEASLSELATLSGLPMPTIHRLIRTLVDLGYVRQNTNRRYALGARLIRLGENASMQFGAWARPLLAELVEEVGETANLAVLERDEVVYVAQVPSKHSMRMFTEVGRRLLPHGTGVGKAMLAHLPAADVRSLLERTGMPAYTEHTFTDADALAVELSRIASQGYALDEAEQELGVRCVAVAVPGAPVPAAVSVSGPSGRLTAEAVAHIAPAVQRVADALGASLSQATVTV; from the coding sequence GTGGCAGCGGAGAAGAACGGGCGCGATGGCGGCGTCCAGTCCCTGCAGCGTGCCTTCGAGCTGCTGGAACACCTCGCGGACACCGGCGGTGAGGCCAGCCTGTCCGAGCTCGCGACGCTGTCCGGGCTGCCGATGCCGACGATCCACCGGCTCATCCGCACCCTGGTCGACCTGGGGTACGTCCGGCAGAACACCAACCGCCGGTACGCGCTGGGCGCGCGGCTGATCCGGCTCGGCGAGAACGCGAGCATGCAGTTCGGCGCCTGGGCGCGGCCGCTGCTGGCGGAGCTGGTCGAGGAGGTCGGCGAGACGGCGAACCTGGCGGTCCTGGAGCGCGACGAGGTCGTGTACGTGGCCCAGGTGCCCTCGAAGCACTCGATGCGCATGTTCACCGAGGTCGGCCGGCGGCTGCTGCCGCACGGCACCGGCGTCGGCAAGGCGATGCTGGCGCACCTGCCCGCGGCCGACGTCCGCTCGTTGCTGGAGCGGACGGGCATGCCGGCCTACACCGAGCACACGTTCACCGACGCGGACGCGCTGGCCGTCGAGCTGTCTCGGATCGCTTCGCAGGGGTACGCGCTCGACGAGGCGGAGCAGGAGCTCGGGGTTCGCTGTGTCGCGGTGGCGGTGCCGGGCGCGCCGGTGCCCGCGGCCGTGTCGGTGTCCGGTCCGTCCGGCCGGCTGACCGCCGAGGCGGTGGCGCACATCGCCCCGGCGGTGCAGCGGGTGGCGGACGCGCTGGGCGCGAGCCTGTCCCAGGCCACGGTCACCGTGTGA
- the aceB gene encoding malate synthase A, with amino-acid sequence MSSEVQVLGDPVERGDEILTPEALAFLAGLHDAFAGRRDELLQARGKRREEARTTGKLDFLPETKEIREGDWKVAEAPAALRDRRVEITGPTDRKMTINALNSGAKVWLADLEDANTPHWANVVSGQVNLYDAVREDITLESGGKSYALKDDVEHATIVVRPRGWHLDERGLSFGGRQAVGALVDFGLHFFHNAKESLSRGKGPYYYLPKMESHLEARLWNDVFTHAEKSLGIEHGTVRATVLIETIPAAFEMEEILYELREHASGLNAGRWDYLFSMIKYFRDAGEKFVLPDRNSVTMTAPFMRAYTELLVRTCHKRGAFAIGGMAAFIPNRNDPDVTKAALDKVRADKSREAGDGFDGSWVAHPGMVDICREEFDKVLGDRPNQLERRRDEDWDLSATADQLLDVASTPGGATAAGLRAAVDVGIRYIASWLSGNGAAAIHNLMEDAATAEISRSQVWQWVKNGTTLDTGDVVTSELVRGVLAEVRGELAAEIKPEQLEPAVELFEQVALADGFPDFLTLPAYERIK; translated from the coding sequence ATGTCTTCTGAAGTCCAGGTGCTGGGCGACCCGGTCGAGCGTGGCGACGAGATCCTGACGCCGGAGGCGCTCGCCTTCCTCGCCGGCCTGCACGACGCCTTCGCCGGCCGCCGCGACGAGCTGCTGCAGGCGCGTGGCAAGCGTCGCGAGGAGGCCCGCACCACCGGCAAGCTGGATTTCCTGCCGGAGACCAAGGAGATCCGCGAGGGCGACTGGAAGGTCGCCGAGGCGCCGGCCGCGCTGCGCGACCGCCGCGTCGAGATCACCGGGCCGACCGACCGCAAGATGACCATCAACGCGCTCAACTCCGGCGCGAAGGTGTGGCTGGCCGACCTCGAAGACGCGAACACCCCGCACTGGGCGAACGTCGTGTCCGGCCAGGTCAACCTGTACGACGCCGTCCGCGAGGACATCACGCTGGAAAGCGGCGGCAAGAGCTACGCGCTGAAGGACGACGTCGAGCACGCGACGATCGTGGTCCGCCCGCGCGGCTGGCACCTCGACGAGCGCGGCCTGTCCTTCGGCGGGCGCCAGGCCGTCGGCGCGCTGGTCGACTTCGGCCTGCACTTCTTCCACAACGCGAAGGAGTCGCTCAGCCGCGGCAAGGGCCCGTACTACTACCTCCCGAAGATGGAGAGCCACCTCGAAGCGCGGCTCTGGAACGACGTCTTCACCCACGCCGAGAAGTCGCTGGGCATCGAGCACGGCACCGTCCGCGCGACCGTGCTGATCGAGACCATCCCGGCCGCGTTCGAGATGGAGGAGATCCTCTACGAGCTGCGCGAGCACGCCTCGGGTCTCAACGCGGGCCGCTGGGACTACCTGTTCAGCATGATCAAGTACTTCCGCGACGCGGGGGAGAAGTTCGTGCTGCCGGACCGCAACTCCGTCACCATGACCGCGCCGTTCATGCGCGCCTACACCGAGCTTCTCGTGCGCACCTGCCACAAGCGCGGCGCGTTCGCGATCGGCGGCATGGCCGCGTTCATCCCGAACCGCAACGACCCGGACGTCACCAAGGCCGCGCTCGACAAGGTCCGCGCGGACAAGAGCCGCGAGGCCGGCGACGGCTTCGACGGCTCCTGGGTGGCGCACCCGGGCATGGTCGACATCTGCCGCGAGGAGTTCGACAAGGTCCTCGGCGACCGGCCGAACCAGCTGGAGCGCAGGCGCGACGAGGACTGGGATCTCTCTGCCACCGCCGACCAGCTGCTCGACGTCGCCTCGACGCCGGGTGGTGCGACGGCGGCCGGCCTGCGCGCGGCCGTGGACGTCGGCATCCGCTACATCGCGTCCTGGCTGTCCGGCAACGGCGCGGCGGCGATCCACAACCTGATGGAAGACGCGGCGACGGCGGAGATCTCGCGTTCGCAGGTCTGGCAGTGGGTCAAGAACGGGACCACGTTGGACACCGGCGACGTCGTGACGTCCGAGCTGGTGCGCGGCGTGCTGGCCGAGGTCCGCGGCGAGCTGGCCGCGGAGATCAAGCCGGAGCAGCTGGAGCCGGCCGTCGAGCTGTTCGAGCAGGTCGCGCTGGCCGACGGCTTCCCGGACTTCCTGACGCTGCCCGCGTACGAGCGGATCAAGTAG
- a CDS encoding DUF6986 family protein — protein MRLSQDVYDAADARLAEADARVAALYPGELPGRQPVHTVYVPASSYRTRLVADWGKQAMRVFVEHEDLLGLDADVYERVRAKLLTEPIEDLRIDFEDGFGRVPDDVEDAAARAVGQTLATTGGTPFVGIRFKSFEAATRRRGIRTLDLFLGSLLENGPLPPGFVVTLPKVTAVDQVSVAAEVLSRLESAYDLPERSLRFEVQIETAQSIVDADGTLAVARIVHAAAGRCSGLHYGTYDYSAGLGIAAAYQSMEHPAADLAKQLMQVSAAGTGVRLSDGSTNRLPIGDALPSAWAEHLRLVRRSLERGFYQGWDLHAHQLPTRFAATYTFYREGFPAAVERLRAYAEKTSGGVLDEPATAQALAVYLLRGLDCGALDEGELPFGRPELEKYALRLA, from the coding sequence GTGCGGCTGTCCCAGGACGTCTACGACGCCGCCGACGCGCGCCTGGCCGAGGCCGACGCGCGCGTCGCGGCGTTGTACCCGGGGGAGCTGCCGGGGCGCCAGCCGGTGCACACGGTGTACGTCCCGGCGTCGTCGTACCGGACGCGGCTGGTCGCGGACTGGGGCAAGCAGGCCATGCGGGTCTTCGTCGAGCACGAAGACCTGCTGGGCCTGGACGCCGACGTCTACGAGCGCGTCCGCGCCAAGCTGCTCACCGAGCCGATCGAGGACCTGCGGATCGACTTCGAGGACGGCTTCGGCCGCGTCCCGGACGATGTCGAGGACGCGGCCGCGCGGGCGGTCGGCCAGACCCTCGCGACCACGGGCGGCACGCCGTTCGTGGGCATCCGGTTCAAGAGCTTCGAAGCCGCGACCCGCCGGCGTGGGATCCGCACCCTGGACCTGTTCCTGGGCAGCCTGCTGGAGAACGGGCCGCTGCCGCCCGGATTCGTCGTCACGCTGCCGAAGGTGACCGCGGTCGATCAGGTCTCGGTGGCCGCGGAGGTGTTGTCCCGCCTGGAATCCGCGTACGACCTGCCGGAGCGGTCCTTGCGCTTCGAGGTCCAGATCGAAACGGCCCAGTCCATTGTGGACGCCGACGGCACGCTGGCGGTCGCCCGCATCGTGCACGCCGCGGCCGGCCGGTGTTCGGGCCTGCACTACGGCACGTACGACTACAGCGCCGGGCTCGGCATCGCGGCGGCATACCAGAGCATGGAGCACCCGGCGGCGGACCTGGCCAAGCAGCTGATGCAGGTCTCGGCGGCCGGCACCGGCGTCCGGCTCTCGGACGGCTCGACCAACCGCCTCCCGATCGGCGACGCGCTCCCTTCGGCGTGGGCCGAGCACCTTCGCCTGGTCCGCAGATCCTTGGAACGCGGCTTCTACCAGGGCTGGGACCTGCACGCCCACCAGCTGCCGACGCGCTTCGCGGCGACGTACACGTTCTACCGCGAGGGTTTCCCGGCGGCGGTCGAGCGCCTGCGCGCGTACGCGGAAAAGACGTCCGGGGGAGTCCTGGACGAACCGGCGACGGCCCAGGCCCTGGCGGTGTACCTGCTGCGCGGCCTGGACTGCGGTGCGCTGGACGAAGGCGAGCTGCCGTTCGGGCGGCCGGAGCTGGAGAAGTACGCGCTCCGGCTCGCCTGA
- a CDS encoding DUF2786 domain-containing protein → MGKQKRRAAASAEDTPAPRTAEEFGDVLLAAAYDVARGIPGAAKACAKRLANGFEPPPELARGADLAGRRAITRVCRNGWLPEDLDQAARRRVDEFAVPYVLDTLAGYAGQFATLHPGWREQLDDVGAAGWWSTSEPHFTQWAAKHILTPAEAVTTVVEALGLLVSMPALNPVLPAPGTPYRPTAHHTVDEKQLGRVRALLAKAESSSFPEEAEALSAKAQELMTRYALDRVLVETSVPDIPASRRLWLDTPYLDAKSLLVHVVATANRCQAVFDPRWGFVTVVGDENDLDAVALLTTSLLVQATRAMIADPAGRSRAFRQSFLVSYATRIGERLGKAAEATLADSPDADRLLPVLASHEVKVKAAFTQLFPEVVGKSVTVRDLDGWDAGRSAADRARLHGS, encoded by the coding sequence ATGGGCAAGCAGAAGCGCCGGGCGGCGGCCTCCGCCGAGGACACCCCGGCGCCCCGGACGGCCGAGGAGTTCGGCGACGTCCTGCTCGCCGCGGCCTACGACGTCGCGCGGGGCATCCCGGGCGCGGCCAAGGCGTGCGCGAAGAGGCTCGCGAACGGCTTCGAACCGCCACCGGAACTCGCGCGGGGCGCGGATCTCGCCGGCCGGCGGGCGATCACCCGGGTCTGCCGGAACGGCTGGCTGCCCGAGGACCTCGACCAGGCGGCCCGGCGGCGGGTCGACGAGTTCGCCGTCCCGTACGTGCTCGACACGCTCGCCGGTTACGCCGGGCAGTTCGCGACCCTGCACCCCGGTTGGCGGGAGCAGCTCGACGACGTCGGCGCCGCCGGCTGGTGGTCGACCTCCGAGCCGCACTTCACGCAGTGGGCGGCGAAGCACATCCTGACCCCCGCCGAAGCGGTGACGACTGTCGTCGAAGCCCTCGGGCTGCTGGTCTCGATGCCGGCGCTGAATCCCGTTCTGCCCGCGCCGGGGACGCCCTACCGGCCGACGGCTCACCACACCGTCGACGAGAAGCAGCTGGGCCGGGTCCGCGCGTTGCTGGCCAAGGCCGAGTCGAGCTCGTTCCCGGAGGAGGCCGAGGCGCTGTCCGCGAAGGCGCAGGAGCTGATGACCCGGTACGCGCTCGACCGCGTGCTGGTCGAGACTTCGGTGCCCGACATCCCGGCCTCGCGCCGGCTTTGGCTCGACACGCCGTACCTCGACGCCAAGTCGCTGCTGGTCCACGTGGTCGCGACGGCGAACCGCTGCCAGGCCGTCTTCGACCCGCGCTGGGGGTTCGTCACCGTCGTCGGCGACGAGAACGATCTGGACGCCGTCGCGCTGCTGACGACGTCGCTGCTGGTCCAGGCGACGCGCGCGATGATCGCCGATCCGGCGGGGCGGTCACGGGCGTTCCGGCAGTCGTTCCTGGTCTCCTACGCGACGCGGATCGGCGAGCGGCTCGGGAAGGCGGCTGAGGCGACGCTCGCGGACTCGCCCGACGCGGACCGGCTGCTGCCGGTGCTGGCGTCCCACGAGGTGAAGGTGAAGGCGGCGTTCACGCAGCTCTTCCCGGAGGTGGTGGGCAAGTCGGTGACGGTCCGCGACCTCGACGGCTGGGACGCGGGACGGTCGGCCGCCGATCGCGCCCGGCTGCACGGCTCGTGA
- a CDS encoding MarR family winged helix-turn-helix transcriptional regulator: MSDEITSARQAGHDPRVLAFGRLQGAANRLEYLLGRALEKECGITHLMYEVLLIVGRAGDDGRTMRSIAQEQVLTTGGATRLVDRMEALGLVTRTAAPHDRRGRLVRLTELGERTTVRASRVHVANIERHFFSPLPEEHRERFADDLRRLSHAARDALPKLR; this comes from the coding sequence ATGAGCGACGAAATCACGTCGGCGCGGCAGGCGGGGCACGACCCCCGCGTGCTGGCCTTCGGGCGGCTCCAAGGCGCGGCGAACCGGCTCGAATACCTGCTCGGACGCGCGCTGGAGAAGGAATGCGGGATCACCCACCTGATGTACGAAGTGCTGCTGATCGTCGGACGCGCGGGTGACGACGGCCGGACGATGCGCTCGATCGCCCAGGAGCAGGTGCTCACCACCGGCGGCGCGACCCGGCTGGTCGACCGGATGGAGGCCCTCGGCCTGGTGACCCGCACGGCCGCCCCGCACGACCGGCGGGGCCGGCTGGTCCGCCTGACCGAGCTGGGTGAGCGGACGACGGTGCGCGCGAGCCGGGTGCACGTGGCGAACATCGAGCGGCACTTCTTTTCGCCGTTGCCGGAAGAACATCGGGAGCGCTTCGCCGACGATCTGCGCCGGTTGAGCCACGCGGCCCGGGACGCCCTGCCGAAGCTGCGCTGA